The Arachis hypogaea cultivar Tifrunner chromosome 14, arahy.Tifrunner.gnm2.J5K5, whole genome shotgun sequence genome has a segment encoding these proteins:
- the LOC112740938 gene encoding protein PUTATIVE RECOMBINATION INITIATION DEFECT 1, translated as MYDSQEVDLDFEEEADTVFINDISCSQGHRSSLNLRTQLGGSICLLCFSNLVSNPLSPTVHVSYALSQIERSLSHPPFLRSVLAFHPHFFLSPLVAALSSFDDEPIAAQIIRLIVDICASDDPSVRQEFVSRVSDKIASGTLAWSSRQLHMIHCLGVLLNCENDDLITHIRDVYSLITILVTGLQLPSDEIRGEILFVLYKLYALKNTSAEGDDTDILVPFCPKLLYLLGDVLMKTQNDDVRLNCIALLTMLAQGHLLREESAYDTCHLSYSDGADSEENIEGAKELSLVNLLAEAIKGPLLSSNSQVQISTLDLLFHYLSSIGTLDNQIHVMVEENIADYVFEVLRLSDCKDPVVRMCLQVLDFLSTDKEAFKLRLVIGFHTLILVLHYVAEVPFHPAQYQTVKLIYECISECPGAVSSSQMEELVLVLIKMLKKNSNGEMGMTPDTFIMACSVFVALIRSPSCNGDLDLPKSVEDAVKHAALACICISERDINQILQCLYLLKEAYAYSHDGNTINSSKLTLRSCILDICNTHLLPWLISGIHEMEEEIVLAVLETFHLILLHSSNDAMEFAESLISSSWFSFSFGCLGLFTGDRMKYRVYLLLSSLIDSLLGNDSGQLIRDAALDLPSDPVDLLFLLGQRRSNNLNLPSCQTAILLIMYTSTLYDERIADEKLALASLEQYILLNGSDFQDPTNDNLIVTQLVNLFGLLRGLGKMNHEIHYSREAEEILFRLIKNDEWDLLSARIHTVSLRWLFQQENIVESLGHQILAFCRSYNLEGGDIITGNIYQTIDVQTLAELVSEKDNYGARLFVCLLAQLFEEEGQEHDVISVLNLMATLIHICPAASDQLSLHGIGSTIRNWCYSSNTFSETTFMSILLLVFNILSSVHPEALSADQSWIAVTMKMMEYSIPAENSDVLSNESLFVIGILSLILHLSTSKALEEASKTILFNTSIISVVNTAVCAAASKGPALVDHDEGTSTGETLIFVLLLHYFAIRSLHATVQGVVDWQNFFVSTNPAEPLPFIGIHCHDLCRILHFGSPVVKIIASYSLLELFNRVSNQINNTHEELKCSVGYLMSMKSILEGLVFYADVRVATNCAVCLSMLLRWEKLENQTKLHGKGNWCRMIMEEMTVSLVSPPLALPSLAKSQRPAIHIATALLKQKEIPRWMRSVFNNSCISGILNSIDASNLSSETLVLLHELLKSDFLSTEQTATISQMLQECRKHIYTNSECLPSEPIKKVLTTPYDLGDVYSYLIDLMSSETYIDMDSWGFHVGNKRLLEEIELFLRTLTVDNRCR; from the exons ATGTACGATTCGCAGGAAGTGGATTTGGATTTCGAAGAAGAAGCTGACACTGTCTTCATCAACGACATCTCATGCTCCCAGGGCCACCGTTCCTCCTTAAATCTCCGCACTCAGCTCGGCGGCTCCATCTGCCTCCTCTGCTTCTCCAACCTCGTCTCAAACCCTCTCTCCCCAACCGTCCACGTGTCCTATGCTCTCTCCCAGATCGAACGATCCCTCTCTCACCCTCCCTTCCTCCGATCGGTGCTCGCATTCCACCCtcacttcttcctctctcctctcgTCGCTGCTCTCTCCTCCTTCGACGATGAGCCCATTGCTGCGCAGATTATCCGCCTCATTGTCGATATCTGCGCCTCCGATGATCCCTCCGTTCGACAAGAGTTCGTCAGTCGGGTTTCCGATAAGATTGCCTCCGGTACTCTGGCCTGGAGCTCCCGTCAATTGCACATG ATACACTGCCTTGGGGTTCTTCtgaattgtgaaaatgatgatctAATAACACATATCAGAGATGTATACAGCCTCATTACCATTCTTGTTACCGGTCTTCAATTGCCAAG TGACGAGATCCGTGGCGAGATCCTTTTTGTCCTTTACAAACTGTATGCTCTTAAGAATACATCTGCTGAGGGAGATGACACTGATATCTTAGTTCCCTTTTGTCCGAAGCTCCTGTACCTATTGGGAGATGTTCTCATGAAGACTCAAAATGATGATGTTCGCTTGAATTGTATTG CACTTTTGACTATGTTGGCTCAAGGACATTTGCTCAGGGAAGAAAGTGCATATGATACTTGTCACCTTTCTTACTCTGATGGAGCTGACTCTGAAGAAAACATTGAGGGAGCCAAGGAGTTGTCTCTGGTTAATCTGCTTGCAGAAGCCATCAAAGGTCCACTGCTTTCATCGAACAGTCAAGTCCAAATCAGCACTCTGGATTTACTATTTCATTATCTGTCTTCAATCGGAACTTTAGACAATCAGATTCATGTCATGGTAGAAGAAAACATTGCAGATTATGTATTTGAAGTATTAAGATTATCAG ATTGTAAGGATCCTGTAGTTAGGATGTGCCTTCAGGTACTTGATTTTTTATCAACTGATAAGGAAGCTTTCAAACTAAGGCTTGTTATTGGGTTTCACACTCTGATTCTAGTATTACATTATGTGGCTGAAGTTCCTTTTCACCCAGCTCAATACCAGACTGTGAAGCTCATTTATGAATGCATTTCTGAGTGCCCTGGAGCTGTATCATCTTCTCAAATGGAGGAGTTGGTTCTTGTTTTGATAAAAATGCTTAAAAAGAATTCTAATGGAGAGATGGGTATGACTCCTGATACTTTTATAATGGCTTGCTCAGTCTTTGTGGCCCTTATCAGATCTCCATCTTGTAATGGAGATTTAGATCTGCCAAAATCTGTTGAGGATGCAGTGAAACATGCCGCATTAGCTTGTATCTGCATCTCTGAAAGGGACATTAACCAAATCTTGCAATGTTTGTACCTACTTAAAGAGGCATATGCATACAGTCATGATGGGAACACCATCAACTCTAGTAAGCTGACACTTAGAAGCTGCATTCTAGATATATGTAATACACATTTGCTTCCTTGGCTCATATCTGGCATccatgaaatggaagaggaaatTGTCCTGGCTGTGCTTGAAACTTTTCATTTGATACTTTTGCATTCTAGTAATGATGCCATGGAATTTGCAGAGTCCCTGATTTCATCCAGTTGGTTCAGTTTTTCATTTGGATGTTTGGGTTTGTTTACTGGAGATAGGATGAAATATAGAGTATATTTGTTACTCAGCTCACTCATAGATTCTCTCCTGGGAAATGATTCTGGACAACTAATTAGAGATGCTGCATTGGACCTACCATCCGATCCTGTTGACTTACTCTTTCTACTTGGGCAGAGGAGAAGTAACAATTTAAACTTGCCCTCTTGCCAAACTGCTATTTTGCTGATTATGTATACTAGTACACTATATGATGAAAG AATTGCTGATGAGAAGTTGGCTTTAGCTTCCCTTGAACAATATATTCTTCTTAATGGAAGTGATTTTCAAGATCCAACCAATGATAACTTGATAGTGACGCAACTGGTAAATCTGTTCGGATTGTTAAGGGGTCTTGGCAAGATGAACCACGAAATTCATTACAGTCGAGAAGCTGAAGAGATTCTGTTTCGGCTCATAAAGAATGATGAATGGGATTTACTTTCTGCAAGGATTCACACAGTATCATTGAGGTGGTTGTTTCAACAAGAGAATATAGTCGAATCCTTGGGTCATCAGATTTTAGCATTCTGCAGAAGCTACAACTTAGAAGGAGGTGACATAATTACTGGGAACATTTATCAAACTATAGATGTACAGACGCTTGCAGAGTTGGTATCTGAAAAAGATAATTATGGAGCTAGACTTTTCGTATGCTTATTGGCACAGCTCTTTGAGGAAGAAGGTCAAGAACATGATGTGATTTCTGTTCTGAATCTTATGGCAACCTTAATTCACATCTGTCCAGCTGCTTCTGACCAGCTATCTTTGCATGGAATAGGGTCAACAATCAGGAATTGGTGCTATTCGAGCAATACCTTTTCAGAAACTACTTTCATGTCCATCTTGCTTTTAGTTTTTAACATTTTGAGTTCAGTGCATCCTGAAGCACTTTCAGCTGATCAGAGTTGGATTGCAGTAACCATGAAG ATGATGGAGTATTCTATTCCAGCTGAAAATTCTGATGTTTTAAGTAATGAAAGTCTCTTTGTAATTGGTATTCTTTCCTTGATTTTGCATCTTTCCACCAGTAAAGCACTTGAAGAGGCATCAAAGACTATTCTTTTCAATACTAGCATAATATCTGTAGTCAATACTGCAGTCTGTGCTGCTGCATCAAAGGGACCCGCTTTGGTTGACCATGATGAGGGAACAAGCACTGGAGAAACATTAATCTTTGTTCTTTTGCTTCATTACTTCGCTATTAGAAG TTTGCATGCCACTGTTCAAGGGGTTGTGGATTGGCAAAACTTCTTTGTTTCAACAAATCCAGCAGAACCGCTACCCTTCATTGGCATCCACTGCCATGATTTGTGCAGAATTCTGCATTTTGGTTCTCCTGTGGTCAAGATTATTGCTTCCTATAGCCTGTTAGAGTTGTTTAACAGAGtatcaaatcaaataaacaatacaCATGAAGAGTTGAAATGCTCCGTTGGATACTTAATGTCCATGAAGAGTATATTGGAAGGCCTAGTTTTTTATGCTGACGTGAGAGTGGCTACAAATTGTGCCGTTTGCCTGTCAATGCTTCTGAGATGGGAAAAGCTGGAAAATCAAACAAAACTACATGGAAAGGGCAACTGGTGCAGAATGATTATGGAAGAGATGACAGTGTCTTTGGTATCTCCTCCTTTAGCATTGCCGTCACTTGCTAAAAGTCAAAGACCTGCCATACATATAGCTACTGCTCTGCTGAAACAGAAAGAAATTCCTCGGTGGATGAGATCAGTGTTTAACAATTCATGCATATCTGGCATACTTAATAGCATTGATGCAAGTAATTTGAGCTCGGAAACTCTGGTTTTACTTCACGAACTACTCAAATCAGACTTCTTAAGTACTGAGCAAACTGCAACTATAAGTCAAATGCTCCAG GAATGCAGAAAGCACATTTACACAAACTCCGAATGTCTCCCATCCGAACCAATAAAGAAGGTCCTCACCACGCCTTATGATCTGGGAGACGTTTACAGCTATCTCATTGATTTAATGTCATCAGAGACATATATAGATATGGATTCATGGGGATTTCATGTGGGTAATAAGAGGCTCTTAGAAGAAATAGAATTGTTTTTGAGGACCCTCACTGTAGATAATAGATGCAGATAG